Proteins found in one uncultured Desulfuromonas sp. genomic segment:
- a CDS encoding carboxypeptidase regulatory-like domain-containing protein: protein MHSRGKNSATTPKKTKNFSLLVILLLSISTLFLFSSTTWANPVEISSGLDWLEANQQPDGFWADTQVTDLHASSEVLTVLALFSSESASTRTGKNWLSTQELLSTDSLARYILATEDISPIDELLNMQSLSGGWGGSADFQENNLDTCLALLALNVTNDSSALDLNSALAFLVQNQNEDGGWGFLPEDGSNLYITALVDITLQKFPQVATLAEAVDNATTYLFGLQNTDGSFGANSLVSETSLAYEALLPVVENLSILDGTVTFIKAEQSIDGSWKQSAFLTALALRALYFSENMPAPPPLPPAGGVISGKVVDYATAQGLDNVTINLDSNPLVSTHTDATGHFILNNVPSGEQSLTISLDSYQTVQVSANVVVNETSTLMDIELVSSFSTGTIEGTITDPSGAPVTDALITVSGSWDGTIMTGSDGHFLFDYVTPGDVMIAVAKEGYALSSTTGKILPRTTLYYSPQLQIGATAINTGTIMGKVIESHFGLPMDHLPEEEGITVSLGDNISIEPDADNEGKFKIEGLQPGIYQVVIGGPAVDGRTFRVAISGGETIDLGTIALDLTVSKMLLKGLITDRLSGTPIENAEVFIEQTMQTGRSDVLGTYAIDNIDHPADLTLKVSAKGYTGRTFYIKTSTYIQQLDVALQPQLFTGTLTGKIVDASLNTPIEGVTLQFIDTPSLSTTTGDDGKFIFETVPSGSHQVLLSHASYSSRTLTTSIAAGVVNDVGSIGLGAYPLSASIQGTVWDADLDMPFADVTIVANDDLQTVTGEDGRYVLDDVPAGPIEVATSTSKPEYFNARYSGNLEEGGVLVFSPKLSTATLSTVDITLQTDKSIYQYGEHVNLNIYLKNTEDIEHSGSLHVQVCDTNDAVIFESTLDKTLTANNSSAQAYEITLPEQMLSGYCRVSAEFTNPSGSLLGSGTTRFGVAISDVSISPELPEQFQAGENTLFFNLANNVFLPVSSGSLEVVLIAPNGENVWSQAQDFSLDLGESLTLEFQMEIPDLKFGNYILKYTQQDETNALQETEIVLPNTVELAAHYDSAFLRAGEMANLFVSLTNSGKFNLNHSESDEVSIAAVVSDAEYSETKVLSSSLDSGNDVEDLLYRFLLPTSLSSGNHVTQVTATLSSGSSVHTTIQLAIPYSLLSLETLEKETYLPEEFIQPVVANNGGTETSAQYALKLYDDNSALLTQETGTLVIPPGTAIPLQLLIPAGTSAGNYHLIVALKDTETGKESSNDFPLVINGSSASLQVETEEYIYLLSEDINSTSIVTNGIMPLEQSTLHLEVVAEDANYLEKTWSSEFDFQQAERSGIDTYEIADAVSLMAFGDNFDDGKWNEDRWRWDHSSEVSPYPPEEQDGTIGVSLPNNPDRNWISSHLRTAQKITGDFEAVVDYDIVSAWNSGGNNHPAGLEFRNDTWKVRVDVWGRSPTYGTIATTGGYSNAGAASTTGRFRITRVGSTYTTYYWRNSTWRRFKTFYNKPAGPTWVRLMCYGQGGRVETLFDNFIVTPHTYPETGTITFKYDSARDDEWGKLSYNAEIPEGTQIQFRTRSADTETALIDAEWSDHISTSGSKITSPKGRWIEVEATLATTDNGITPILHDVTVTKGAEAGESIWETTLPVDALSSEESADFSELVPSVSIAGKFFLRGHIISQSGQVIADASTPFCVVEDGMQLSFSTDKKVYKPGEKILVQGSVRNSTEAYISDTGISINSEVSSESLYWELFDMPAFGHHDFSFTTIAGDEGIFALSGLLLQNGTTLSEFSSQYEIASPQLEAVLEAPETADEEAFLLHLSLNNPGNVELELNVRITDNHNALIDQQTVRIAAGETRSIDSLEKISQDTIFKIEISGDSAVFLEKEVLFIPTVIDKEIDVEVFVDQVSYNPNESATLTSTITSGSIWENLFAEIIITDPQGSTLFSATENISTLSPGQSILLNNYWDTGANTAGNYLVNVQIRDNSGTVVTSASRDLVITSTSDPKVLLNGRISLNKQEILTGEALTSTITVVNAGNIDLDAVTFTIRIVDTADETVISTETIQSSLAKGEAYSEDRPLNVENYSAGDYLVVLSATIDEVEQTLNGAAFRVEGPPTAPALASPTNGAGVTKAQVLLSVSNAVDPNNDKLSYEFEIYQESELTTQAFTATTSSTKDLTQCSVPASLIEGHTYYWRARAHDGLLYGPWMTVASFYILDETPPTLGVVSPVANETYRSGVEVTAHATDAVSGVATVEYSLDSGDWTMMPLTQDDIYSAFWETTYQDDGIHSLVVRAQDGAGNETMGELISFEVLSDSTAPETVLDIADPQYTAGDGMTYLTPESSLTMTATDDQSGVKATYYNFDEDTGWSLYDTAFRLTDLSPGEHSLHFYSVDNAENVETKHNIPITLLDLSVDAKLLHSPRVLVWTEDISRKSCFLKLGHSMEDIRDFVSSSFKTPDEYVSVVTDKDTFRAYFRSGFNNVVMIISQDTPLDANFLREIREAVSFGHIGLLVSSWGNSVHPVFQDAFGLKFTGVVNSGLGSSIFPSFQDMFNFNFADPFDEENELYLYDSVLTQERSAEIHGRILRTKPESGTVVAIVPGEKFCNGLKKISLNYPETLNSGDVVTLSLYKRKFIKLSLIDEEQVSVSSLPLTNINNATSSSDAELTIDEICSEGITLSLSATDTVLDDDYRLSLRIDCADGRVIEDALVTITPCCDLDQQAETSFGPFTVTGTIPNWMQCSEDVPALVLNEYGQGKTVFAAYNIFESALKSGDSVHSAILNHAADYLLSGRNDAEPFGIGLLETAVGISGVDISVTAVETLDEALTPLPLFDLNQSDLAYHLDLRDSEPQSYYYFVRFPNQVGDFTKQTDIFLNLGNEDVLFGSLRQTFSVATDSTLLLSEAMANVTEMQSDHPDSYDALVDILSALQRISALPQSDPGDYSLIIDETLDVLEMVEELPFNSDILHQQLNGFMRIIQTLSLW, encoded by the coding sequence TCTACGACATGGGCAAATCCAGTAGAAATCAGCAGCGGCCTTGACTGGCTGGAAGCAAACCAGCAGCCCGATGGTTTCTGGGCAGACACACAGGTTACTGACCTTCATGCGAGCTCAGAAGTTCTTACAGTTCTCGCATTATTTTCTTCAGAGAGCGCTTCAACAAGAACTGGAAAAAATTGGTTATCCACCCAAGAGCTCCTTTCGACGGATTCATTGGCTCGTTATATTCTTGCGACGGAGGACATTTCACCGATAGATGAACTACTCAACATGCAATCCTTAAGTGGCGGATGGGGAGGATCGGCCGATTTCCAAGAAAATAACTTGGATACCTGCCTCGCACTTCTCGCGCTCAATGTCACTAATGATTCATCAGCCTTAGATCTTAATTCGGCACTTGCTTTTCTCGTGCAAAATCAGAATGAAGACGGTGGCTGGGGGTTCCTTCCCGAAGACGGCAGCAACCTTTATATAACAGCCCTAGTTGACATAACTCTTCAAAAATTCCCACAGGTTGCCACTCTCGCTGAGGCTGTTGACAATGCCACTACATATCTTTTCGGACTTCAAAATACAGATGGCTCTTTTGGAGCAAACAGCCTAGTCAGTGAAACATCTTTAGCCTACGAAGCCTTGCTCCCCGTTGTTGAAAATCTATCAATACTTGATGGAACTGTAACTTTTATCAAGGCGGAACAATCTATTGACGGCTCATGGAAGCAAAGTGCGTTTCTGACGGCTCTGGCACTCAGGGCTCTTTATTTTTCAGAGAACATGCCTGCACCACCACCGCTGCCCCCTGCAGGAGGGGTTATCTCTGGAAAGGTCGTGGACTACGCAACAGCACAAGGACTTGATAACGTCACTATCAATCTTGACAGCAATCCCTTAGTCAGCACACATACAGATGCAACGGGACACTTCATCCTAAACAATGTTCCATCAGGTGAGCAGTCTCTTACCATTTCTCTGGACTCTTACCAAACGGTGCAAGTATCAGCCAACGTGGTTGTCAATGAAACAAGCACCCTTATGGATATAGAACTTGTGTCCAGCTTCTCAACCGGAACTATTGAGGGAACCATCACCGACCCGTCTGGTGCGCCTGTAACTGATGCACTCATAACGGTATCTGGATCATGGGACGGCACCATCATGACCGGTTCTGACGGACATTTCCTCTTTGACTATGTCACTCCCGGCGATGTCATGATTGCTGTCGCAAAAGAGGGCTACGCACTCTCTTCTACGACAGGAAAAATCTTACCTCGAACAACTCTCTACTACAGTCCTCAGCTACAAATCGGCGCGACTGCGATAAATACTGGCACCATAATGGGAAAAGTCATTGAAAGCCATTTTGGCCTACCCATGGATCACCTCCCTGAAGAAGAGGGAATTACAGTCTCACTGGGAGACAATATTTCCATCGAACCAGATGCAGACAATGAAGGGAAATTTAAAATCGAAGGATTACAACCTGGAATTTATCAAGTTGTCATTGGTGGGCCAGCAGTTGATGGCCGAACATTCAGAGTCGCGATTTCCGGCGGCGAAACGATTGACCTTGGGACAATCGCCCTCGACCTTACTGTTTCCAAGATGCTTCTAAAAGGACTGATCACCGACAGACTTTCCGGAACCCCCATAGAGAATGCAGAAGTTTTCATTGAGCAGACGATGCAAACCGGCCGCTCCGACGTGTTGGGCACCTACGCCATCGACAACATCGACCATCCCGCCGACCTAACATTGAAAGTTTCCGCGAAAGGTTATACCGGCAGAACTTTTTACATCAAAACATCGACTTACATTCAGCAGCTCGATGTCGCTTTACAGCCACAGCTTTTTACTGGGACTCTCACCGGCAAAATCGTGGATGCCTCTTTAAATACTCCGATAGAAGGAGTGACACTGCAATTTATTGATACCCCTTCGCTCTCAACAACGACTGGCGACGATGGGAAATTTATTTTTGAGACAGTCCCAAGCGGATCGCACCAAGTCCTGCTATCTCATGCAAGCTACAGCTCACGAACTCTGACAACATCCATTGCCGCCGGAGTTGTGAATGATGTCGGAAGCATCGGGCTTGGCGCCTATCCTCTTAGCGCCTCAATTCAGGGTACTGTTTGGGATGCGGATTTAGATATGCCTTTTGCGGATGTTACCATCGTGGCTAATGACGATTTGCAAACCGTTACCGGGGAAGATGGTCGTTATGTTTTGGATGATGTTCCTGCAGGTCCAATTGAAGTGGCGACATCAACGTCGAAACCAGAATATTTTAATGCTCGATATTCAGGAAACCTTGAAGAGGGCGGGGTTTTGGTGTTTAGTCCGAAACTCTCCACTGCGACGTTATCCACTGTGGACATCACCCTGCAAACGGACAAATCAATTTACCAGTATGGTGAACATGTCAACCTGAATATTTACTTAAAGAATACGGAAGACATTGAACACTCGGGCTCACTGCATGTGCAGGTTTGTGATACCAATGATGCCGTTATTTTTGAATCTACACTTGATAAGACGCTAACGGCAAATAACTCATCCGCCCAGGCTTATGAGATCACCCTTCCGGAGCAAATGCTAAGCGGTTACTGTAGGGTTTCCGCTGAATTTACTAATCCGTCTGGCTCCCTCCTTGGTAGCGGGACCACCCGTTTTGGCGTCGCGATCAGTGACGTTTCTATTTCTCCCGAATTGCCCGAACAGTTCCAGGCAGGGGAAAACACCCTATTCTTCAACCTGGCTAATAATGTCTTTTTACCCGTCTCCTCAGGCAGTCTGGAAGTGGTACTGATTGCCCCCAATGGTGAAAACGTATGGTCTCAAGCTCAAGATTTCAGCCTTGATTTGGGAGAGAGTCTAACGCTTGAATTTCAGATGGAGATCCCCGACCTTAAATTCGGTAACTACATTCTGAAGTATACGCAGCAAGATGAAACAAATGCCTTACAGGAGACGGAAATTGTTTTACCAAACACGGTGGAACTTGCGGCGCACTACGACAGCGCTTTTCTTCGCGCCGGTGAGATGGCTAACCTGTTTGTTTCTCTGACAAACAGCGGTAAGTTTAACCTTAATCACTCCGAAAGCGACGAAGTTTCCATTGCGGCTGTCGTTTCTGATGCCGAATATTCGGAAACAAAAGTACTTTCTTCCTCTCTTGACAGTGGAAATGATGTTGAAGATCTGCTTTATCGTTTTTTATTACCGACATCACTCTCATCAGGAAATCATGTCACCCAGGTAACGGCAACGCTATCATCCGGTTCATCTGTTCACACAACGATCCAACTGGCAATTCCCTATTCACTGTTGTCCCTGGAAACTCTTGAAAAAGAAACGTATTTGCCGGAAGAGTTTATTCAGCCCGTTGTCGCCAACAACGGCGGCACGGAGACGTCCGCTCAATACGCACTCAAGCTTTATGACGATAACTCAGCGTTGCTTACTCAAGAAACAGGAACCCTTGTCATTCCTCCAGGTACCGCCATACCTCTGCAACTCTTAATCCCCGCTGGAACATCAGCGGGAAACTACCATCTCATTGTTGCCCTGAAAGATACAGAAACCGGCAAAGAAAGTTCCAACGATTTTCCGCTTGTCATCAATGGCTCCAGCGCAAGCCTGCAAGTTGAAACAGAGGAATATATTTACTTACTCAGTGAGGACATCAACAGCACTTCGATAGTTACCAACGGCATTATGCCATTGGAACAGAGTACTCTTCATCTCGAAGTCGTTGCGGAAGACGCTAATTATTTAGAAAAGACCTGGAGCAGTGAATTCGATTTTCAGCAGGCTGAACGCTCTGGTATCGACACCTATGAAATAGCTGACGCTGTAAGCTTAATGGCTTTTGGCGATAATTTCGATGACGGCAAATGGAATGAGGACCGTTGGAGGTGGGATCACTCCTCAGAGGTTTCACCTTATCCACCCGAAGAACAGGATGGGACGATTGGCGTGTCTCTGCCAAACAACCCTGACCGAAACTGGATCAGCTCACACCTGAGAACCGCACAAAAAATAACCGGTGACTTTGAAGCCGTTGTTGATTATGACATTGTCAGTGCATGGAACAGCGGCGGAAACAACCACCCTGCCGGACTTGAATTTCGTAATGACACCTGGAAAGTCCGTGTCGATGTCTGGGGGCGCTCTCCCACCTATGGAACGATTGCAACCACTGGTGGGTACAGTAATGCCGGCGCGGCATCAACAACAGGACGGTTTAGAATTACCCGGGTAGGCTCCACTTACACCACCTATTACTGGAGAAATTCCACTTGGCGTCGATTCAAGACGTTTTACAATAAACCAGCCGGACCAACCTGGGTCCGCCTTATGTGCTATGGACAAGGGGGGCGGGTGGAAACCCTTTTCGACAATTTTATCGTAACGCCACACACCTATCCGGAAACAGGGACAATAACCTTTAAGTACGACAGTGCCAGAGATGATGAATGGGGCAAGCTTTCTTACAATGCTGAAATTCCTGAAGGAACTCAAATCCAGTTCCGAACCCGCTCAGCAGACACGGAAACAGCCCTCATTGACGCGGAATGGAGCGATCACATCTCAACAAGCGGATCCAAAATCACAAGCCCCAAAGGCCGTTGGATCGAAGTGGAAGCTACACTGGCCACAACCGATAACGGCATTACCCCGATTCTTCATGATGTTACCGTAACCAAGGGAGCAGAGGCTGGTGAGTCGATTTGGGAGACAACCTTGCCGGTCGACGCGCTTTCTTCAGAAGAAAGCGCTGATTTCAGCGAACTTGTTCCCTCGGTTAGCATTGCCGGCAAATTCTTTTTGCGTGGACACATCATTTCACAGAGCGGACAAGTTATCGCCGATGCCAGCACACCCTTTTGTGTCGTTGAGGATGGAATGCAATTATCCTTCTCTACCGACAAAAAAGTCTATAAGCCAGGAGAAAAGATTCTTGTTCAAGGGTCTGTCCGAAATTCCACTGAGGCCTACATTTCGGACACTGGGATTAGTATCAATAGCGAGGTATCTTCAGAATCCCTTTATTGGGAATTGTTTGACATGCCGGCATTTGGTCATCATGACTTTTCGTTTACCACGATAGCCGGAGATGAAGGAATTTTTGCTCTGAGTGGCCTGCTTCTGCAAAATGGAACCACTCTCTCCGAGTTCAGCAGTCAATACGAAATCGCTTCCCCACAGCTTGAGGCTGTTCTGGAAGCACCGGAAACAGCCGATGAAGAAGCCTTTCTGTTGCATCTTAGCTTGAACAATCCTGGAAACGTTGAGCTCGAACTCAACGTTCGCATTACAGACAATCACAATGCCCTGATTGATCAGCAAACTGTTCGCATCGCCGCTGGAGAAACTAGGTCCATTGACTCGCTTGAGAAAATTTCTCAGGACACAATCTTTAAAATTGAAATCAGTGGAGACAGTGCAGTCTTTTTAGAAAAAGAGGTTTTATTCATCCCTACAGTCATCGATAAAGAAATTGATGTCGAAGTTTTTGTTGATCAAGTTTCTTACAATCCCAACGAATCCGCGACATTAACTTCAACAATCACATCCGGGTCAATTTGGGAAAATCTTTTTGCTGAAATTATTATTACAGATCCACAAGGAAGCACCCTCTTTTCCGCCACGGAGAACATCTCCACTCTTTCGCCCGGCCAGTCGATTCTTCTCAATAACTACTGGGATACCGGTGCAAATACGGCCGGTAATTATCTTGTTAATGTCCAGATACGAGACAACTCAGGTACGGTCGTTACGTCAGCATCCCGCGATCTTGTTATCACCAGTACAAGCGACCCCAAAGTGCTGCTTAATGGCCGGATTTCGCTGAACAAGCAGGAAATCCTCACCGGTGAAGCACTGACGTCAACAATAACGGTCGTCAATGCCGGCAATATTGACCTTGATGCCGTTACTTTCACAATACGGATTGTTGATACAGCGGATGAGACCGTCATCAGCACAGAAACTATTCAGTCGTCACTTGCCAAGGGTGAAGCCTATAGTGAAGACCGCCCTCTCAATGTCGAAAATTACTCGGCGGGGGATTATCTTGTTGTTCTTTCGGCAACCATTGACGAGGTTGAGCAGACTCTTAATGGTGCAGCTTTTCGCGTAGAAGGTCCACCAACAGCACCAGCACTCGCCTCTCCTACTAATGGCGCCGGAGTAACGAAAGCGCAAGTTTTGCTTAGCGTCAGCAATGCTGTCGATCCGAACAACGACAAGCTCAGCTATGAATTTGAAATATACCAGGAGAGCGAGCTAACAACACAAGCCTTTACAGCCACCACCAGCAGCACCAAGGATCTGACTCAGTGTTCGGTTCCAGCGTCCTTGATCGAAGGACACACCTATTATTGGCGCGCCCGGGCCCATGACGGTTTACTTTATGGGCCATGGATGACAGTGGCTTCTTTCTATATCCTTGACGAAACTCCGCCAACGCTTGGTGTCGTCAGTCCTGTTGCCAATGAAACCTACCGTTCCGGTGTTGAAGTGACAGCCCATGCGACAGATGCCGTGTCCGGCGTTGCAACAGTGGAATATTCTCTGGATAGTGGCGACTGGACAATGATGCCGTTAACTCAAGACGATATCTACTCCGCCTTTTGGGAGACCACCTATCAGGATGACGGTATCCACAGTCTTGTCGTTCGAGCACAAGACGGCGCAGGCAATGAAACCATGGGCGAGCTCATTTCCTTTGAAGTCCTTTCTGACAGCACTGCGCCAGAAACGGTGCTCGATATTGCAGATCCGCAATATACCGCGGGTGACGGAATGACGTATCTGACACCGGAGAGTTCCTTAACCATGACTGCTACAGATGATCAGTCAGGGGTTAAAGCAACCTACTATAACTTTGATGAGGATACGGGTTGGTCTCTGTATGATACGGCGTTCCGATTAACCGATCTTTCCCCCGGCGAGCACTCTCTACATTTTTATAGTGTCGATAACGCTGAAAATGTGGAAACAAAACATAATATCCCCATCACACTTTTAGATTTGTCGGTTGACGCCAAACTTCTTCATTCGCCACGAGTGTTGGTCTGGACGGAAGACATTTCCCGGAAAAGTTGCTTTTTGAAACTGGGACATTCCATGGAAGACATCCGTGATTTTGTTTCATCGTCATTCAAAACGCCTGATGAATATGTTTCAGTAGTCACGGATAAAGATACCTTCCGCGCATATTTCAGATCAGGTTTTAACAATGTTGTCATGATTATCAGCCAAGACACCCCACTGGATGCCAACTTCTTGCGGGAAATCCGTGAAGCCGTTTCCTTTGGCCACATCGGTTTACTGGTTTCCAGTTGGGGGAATAGCGTCCACCCCGTTTTTCAGGATGCTTTTGGTCTCAAATTCACCGGTGTCGTCAATTCAGGCTTGGGGAGTAGCATTTTCCCCTCGTTTCAAGACATGTTTAACTTCAACTTTGCCGATCCATTTGACGAAGAAAACGAGCTCTATCTATATGACAGCGTATTGACGCAGGAACGTTCGGCTGAAATTCATGGCCGCATTCTGCGAACAAAGCCCGAGAGCGGAACAGTCGTTGCCATTGTCCCCGGCGAAAAATTTTGCAACGGCTTGAAAAAAATATCTCTCAACTATCCGGAAACTCTCAATTCAGGCGATGTGGTCACGCTTTCTTTGTACAAGCGTAAGTTTATAAAACTGTCGCTTATTGATGAAGAACAGGTTTCTGTGTCCAGTTTACCGCTAACGAACATCAATAACGCCACAAGCTCTTCTGACGCAGAGTTAACCATTGATGAAATCTGCTCGGAGGGGATCACGCTGTCCTTGTCCGCTACGGATACCGTTCTCGATGATGACTATCGGTTGTCACTCAGGATTGATTGTGCCGATGGACGTGTCATTGAAGATGCCTTGGTCACCATAACCCCTTGCTGCGATCTCGACCAACAAGCCGAGACCTCTTTTGGCCCGTTCACAGTCACAGGGACGATACCGAACTGGATGCAATGCAGTGAAGATGTCCCCGCTCTTGTTCTGAATGAGTATGGTCAGGGTAAAACCGTTTTTGCGGCCTACAATATTTTTGAATCGGCCCTGAAAAGCGGCGACTCCGTTCACTCTGCCATTTTGAACCATGCTGCGGACTATCTGCTATCAGGACGCAATGATGCTGAACCATTCGGTATCGGCTTGCTCGAAACGGCTGTAGGTATCAGTGGAGTAGATATATCCGTTACTGCCGTTGAGACACTTGATGAGGCATTAACGCCGCTTCCGCTCTTTGACCTCAACCAAAGCGACTTGGCATACCACCTCGACCTGAGAGACTCAGAACCGCAAAGCTACTACTATTTTGTTCGTTTCCCGAATCAGGTCGGCGATTTTACCAAGCAAACCGATATTTTCCTGAATCTGGGCAATGAAGATGTTCTGTTCGGCTCTTTGCGACAAACCTTCAGCGTTGCAACGGATTCCACGTTGCTGTTGAGCGAAGCCATGGCAAACGTTACCGAGATGCAATCCGACCATCCGGACTCCTACGATGCTCTGGTCGATATTTTGTCAGCTCTGCAAAGAATCAGTGCGCTGCCACAATCCGATCCAGGAGATTACAGCCTGATCATTGATGAGACCTTGGATGTGCTTGAGATGGTTGAGGAGCTGCCTTTCAATTCGGATATCCTGCATCAACAACTGAATGGTTTCATGCGAATCATCCAGACGTTGAGCCTGTGGTAA